In the genome of Cryptomeria japonica chromosome 8, Sugi_1.0, whole genome shotgun sequence, one region contains:
- the LOC131027602 gene encoding uncharacterized protein LOC131027602, translating to MLDREPEELQYLGAWGIVREARNVFKASRKQFMAITLTLILPLSFVILAHTLVSDSLLKKIQTNEDKFEREGDGPEADRTLNALSSEWTRLLLFQAGYFVFLFAFSLLSTAAVVYAVACIYTGKQTTYSKVMSVVPKVWKRLIMTFLWYFLIMVVYNTVLFLVLIFLILMVGTGSMVAFWTCVVVLVTVFVAVHVYMSALWHLGSVISVLEDQYGLGAFRKSGDLIKGKRIIAFVMVFLYFVMCGVINGVFSSRVVHGSGALSRIFWGIFLVGSLVVVNLTGLLVQSVFYYVCKSYHHQSIDKSALSDHLEEYLGEYVPLKSSIQMENLDV from the coding sequence ATGTTGGACAGGGAACCAGAGGAGCTCCAGTACCTGGGGGCATGGGGAATCGTGAGAGAGGCCCGGAATGTCTTTAAGGCCAGCCGAAAACAATTTATGGCAATCACGTTGACGCTGATCCTGCCGCTCTCCTTTGTGATTTTGGCCCATACCCTGGTTTCGGATTCCCTTTTGAAGAAAATTCAGACAAATGAGGACAAATTCGAGAGGGAAGGGGATGGCCCTGAAGCGGATCGAACCCTCAACGCGTTATCTTCAGAATGGACGAGGCTGCTTCTCTTTCAGGCCGGGTACTTTGTGTTCCTATTCGCCTTTTCCTTGCTTTCCACAGCGGCAGTAGTGTACGCAGTGGCCTGCATTTATACAGGAAAACAGACCACCTATTCAAAAGTGATGAGCGTGGTTCCCAAGGTCTGGAAGCGCCTGATTATGACCTTTCTCTGGTATTTCTTGATCATGGTGGTCTACAATACAGTGCTCTTTCTGGTTCTGATTTTTCTCATTTTAATGGTGGGCACCGGCAGTATGGTGGCCTTTTGGACCTGTGTTGTTGTTCTGGTCACAGTTTTTGTGGCTGTTCATGTTTATATGAGTGCTCTGTGGCATCTGGGTAGCGTGATTTCTGTTCTGGAGGATCAGTATGGATTGGGTGCATTTAGGAAGAGTGGGGATCTGATCAAGGGGAAGAGGATCATTGCTTTTGTCATGGTGTTTCTGTATTTTGTCATGTGTGGGGTCATTAATGGGGTGTTCAGTAGCAGGGTTGTTCATGGGTCTGGAGCTCTTTCGAGGATTTTTTGGGGGATTTTTCTGGTGGGTTCACTGGTGGTTGTTAATTTAACAGGTTTGCTTGTACAGAGCGTGTTCTATTATGTCTGTAAATCTTATCATCATCAGAGCATCGATAAATCTGCACTGTCTGATCATCTTGAGGAGTATCTTGGGGAATATGTGCCCTTGAAGAGCAGTATTCAGATGGAGAATTTGGATGTTTGA